A window of the Tiliqua scincoides isolate rTilSci1 chromosome 5, rTilSci1.hap2, whole genome shotgun sequence genome harbors these coding sequences:
- the GSDME gene encoding gasdermin-E, producing MFAKATKNFVREIDSGGDLIPVSSLNDLDKLQFLNLVTKKKKTWCWQKPKYHLLSVTLNDVLVEHRPIKPVIVESDFVKYEGKFEDYVKGSIETSFGKISLGTGGRGLVESQSSFGNLKKEEADLQLLMKEVKGRTINLNHTLLQQVLERKHEVLCIMTERIVTTQKCLISEYVETEEKIAGMVGLSTKIVKVSVSENGSVIKNSNVILEIPAPTTIAYGVIELYIKRDGQFDFCLLHEQQGGFERESTEGPSYHPLAIRDAMFLHLDSVDHENQPDPESPIPSEASLSILRTDALQLKAQFQPFMMLPEERQGALYCLFQELLLHEEMVTQLEDVMDSICSEASRELLVMTELKPPAQQNLEEFLRLLGIRLQNERMIRKDHSLHSQELLAAAHFLLSAVAELSDHALVLLRACCDLQIVPSLCCLPTMTSTDGTLTLSDPVLTPLTDTGKFQIVQRLFALSNINLEMTESSVRAVTTKNPRFFPIILYIALNGLGALGCKTAQA from the exons ATGTTTGCGAAAGCCACGAAAAATTTTGTGCGAGAGATTGACTCCGGAGGAGACTTGATCCCCGTATCCAGTCTGAATGACTTGGATAAATTGCAGTTCCTGAACTTGGtgacaaagaagaagaagacctGGTGCTGGCAGAAGCCAAAGTACCATCTCCTGTCGGTCACGCTGAATGATGTGCTAGTTGAACACAGACCCATAAAACCCG TCATTGTGGAGTCTGACTTTGTGAAGTATGAAGGGAAGTTTGAAGACTACGTCAAGGGCAGCATTGAAACTTCCTTTGGAAAGATCAGTCTAGGAACTGGAGGAAGAGGTCTGGTGGAAAGTCAGTCATCTTTTGGAaatctaaaaaaagaagaagcggACTTGCAGTTGCTTATGAAGGAAGTCAAGGGAAG GACAATAAATCTAAACCACACGTTGCTGCAACAAGTACTTGAGAGGAAGCATGAAGTTCTTTGTATCATGACCGAAAGAATAGTTACAACTCAGAAATGTTTAATATCGGAATATGTTGAAACTGAGGAGAAAATTGCTGGTATGGTGGGGCTGagtacaaaaattgtcaag GTATCAGTGAGTGAAAATGGAAGTGTGATAAAGAATTCTAACGTGATCTTGGAGATTCCTGCTCCCACAACTATTGCTTATGGTGTAATAGAACTGTATATAAAGCGTGATGGCCAATTTG ACTTCTGCCTACTTCACGAGCAACAAGGCGGTTTTGAAAGAGAGAGCACTGAAGGGCCTTCCTATCACCCCTTAGCCATCCGAGATGCCATGTTCCTCCACCTGGATTCTGTGGATCATGAGAACCAACCTGACCCTGAAAGCCCTATTCCCAGTGAGGCTTCGTTAAGCATTTTGAGAACAG ATGCCTTACAATTAAAGGCCCAATTCCAGCCCTTTATGATGCTCCCTGAAGAGAGGCAAGGAGCTTTATACTGCCTGTTCCAAGAACTTCTGCTTCATGAAGAAATGGTGACTCAGCTGGAGGATGTG ATGGACAGCATTTGCTCAGAAGCTAGTCGAGAACTCTTGGTAATGACAGAGTTGAAGCCTCCCGCACAGCAAAATCTTGAGGAGTTCTTGCGGCTACTAGGAATCCGTTTACAGAACGAACGGATGATACGGAAGGATCACAGCCTTCACAGCCAGGAGCTTCTTGCAGCTGCACACTTCCTCCTCAGTGCTGTGGCAG AACTGTCAGATCATGCACTTGTCCTGCTGCGTGCCTGCTGTGATCTCCAGATTGTCCCTTCTTTATGTTGCTTG CCCACTATGACCTCAACTGATGGCACGTTGACACTTAGCGATCCAGTACTGACTCCACTCACTGACACAGGGAAGTTTCAAATAGTGCAAAGGCTGTTTGCTTTATCAAACATTAACCTTGAGATGACAGAGTCTTCTGTACGAGCTGTAACCACAAAGAATCCGAGATTTTTCCCAATCATTCTCTATATAGCATTGAATGGACTTGGTGCATTAGGCTGTAAAACAGCTCAAGCTTGA